A stretch of Plutella xylostella chromosome 10, ilPluXylo3.1, whole genome shotgun sequence DNA encodes these proteins:
- the LOC105386553 gene encoding uncharacterized protein LOC105386553, producing MKTEKEAITEFLEAYKCLPCLWDQSDPLYKKRAAKIQAYKILLAKYTEIDKNATIQTVRKKIENFRTAYKREFKKIRAFAAHGNVHIPQLWYYNLLTFLDEPKDEPGPSSNTYYIREMSMESSSDSNEDQEDNDSKSLLAQMLMKNDSQEHDKQNSSDDDLKPVYIMDEDEPEDNRESLNIEEKEIAIRTEDNGESEAFGKSIGLQLKHLDSMQRNIAEKLISEIIFYGRLAKLKVDSTINI from the exons atgaaaacgGAGAAAGAAGCCATCACTGAATTCTTAGAGGCCTACAAATGTTTGCCCTGCCTGTGGGACCAGTCTGATCCTCTGTACAAGAAGAGGGCGGCCAAAATACAAGCCTACAAGATTTTACTGGCAAAATACACAGAAATAGACAAGAATGCTACAATACAGACAGTGCGAAAGAAGATTGAAAATTTTAGAACTGCGTATAAACGTGAATTCaaaaag attcgTGCCTTCGCGGCACACGGTAACGTGCATATACCACAACTATggtattataatttactaacTTTTTTAGACGAGCCCAAGGACGAGCCTGGCCCATCTTCTAATACTTATTACATTAGAGAAATGTCGATGGAGTCATCAAGCGACAGCAACGAAGATCAAgag gacAATGATTCTAAATCATTACTGGCTCAGATGTTGATGAAAAATGATTCACAAGAACACGATAAACAGAATTCTAGTGACGACGATTTAAAGCCAGTTTATATTATGGATGAAGATGAGCCGGAAGACAATAGAGAATCGTTGAACATAGAGGAAAAAGAGATTGCCATTAGAACAGAAGATAATGGGGAATCGGAAGCGTTTGGAAAATCTATCGGTCTACAATTGAAACATTTGGACAGTATGCAAAGGAATATTGCAGAAAAACTCATCTCCGAAATTATTTTCTATGGTAGACTCGCAAAACTAAAGGTAGATTCTACTATTAacatttga